A genomic window from Streptomyces sp. WMMC940 includes:
- a CDS encoding lariocidin/triculamin family lasso peptide core domain: protein MSKKSHPGDGGHGLGAKGFGFIAEGRGLRGVLAGLVRAVKGSRTA from the coding sequence ATGTCCAAGAAGTCGCACCCGGGCGACGGCGGTCACGGTCTCGGCGCGAAGGGCTTCGGCTTCATCGCCGAGGGCCGCGGCCTCCGCGGGGTCCTGGCCGGCCTCGTCCGCGCGGTGAAGGGCTCGCGCACCGCGTGA